Proteins from a single region of Corylus avellana chromosome ca11, CavTom2PMs-1.0:
- the LOC132166410 gene encoding replication protein A 70 kDa DNA-binding subunit C-like: protein MRKVQCFSCKEYGHIAANCAKKSCNYCKKPGHFIKECPTRPQNRQATAYQATINTSAAPVMSSASSSAAGSAVLTPEMVQQMIMSAFSALGLQGSGVGEDTREGA from the exons ATGCGCAAGGTCCAGTGTTTTAGCTGTAAGGAGTATGGTCATATTGCCGCCAATTGTGCAAAGAAATCTTGCAATTACTGTAAAAAACCGGGccactttatcaaagaatgtcCCACTCGGCCTCAGAATCGTCAAGCTACTGCTTATCAGGCTACAATAAACACCTCTGCTGCTCCAGTGATGTCCTCAGCCTCTTCTTCTGCGGCCGGATCAGCTGTTCTTACTCCTGAAATGGTCCAGCAGATGATTATGTCAGCCTTTTCTGCCTTAGGGCTCCAAG GATCAGGTGTCGGGGAAGATACTCGCGAAGGGGCCTAA
- the LOC132166474 gene encoding uncharacterized protein LOC132166474 isoform X2, which yields MHPMGLKPAFTLHPTLMGEVNTIHLGSSCGLFLLVVDIIITMPLLKRKPFSLAEPPKDLEPHELVYQVRFTKEIFRDYLEYLNRINLYRRRVWACKVTGKASLTYEEALVSEKRAAEKVQQFPKELMAPALHVIQYSMLSLKDLADTIAEKLQKRLFVGAELYGRKENGVFPCKISKILEEAPDKIQYEVAWLDKNKKETEKSLLNREDLIHKKVPFSRNVLKSFIRESTYRSAPWVLNDKLARNHGISTDVPEELKRKVFKDGLVVCNKKRRKNEEDRKNDMEVKEESGKIKRKKIKDDQPMEEPTKYPIDDLLVQPGPDDPVFTNRPSPSRDFNIPMDCLGELIMVWDFCSSFGRLLHLWPFSLEDFENAICHKDSSLILLVESHSALLRLLIKDNGEYSSSVQKRNRKLKITLIKWMEYLCDFLEMIKVPELCTYTATIKRGHYGLLDAHAKLGILRELVNQALQTDIFREKLDAFIEQRQELGATRRGEALEEGRKKREDKEQLKVESDANGVMDQKREDKEQLKVESDANGVMDQKNLERIESVAANDDHSKQNGHIEKKRNGKVLSSLQNNASENCKSKFPDTTWKKKTKKQKQNLDVEVPADNGKDSSRKDGLKQLKDDKKDATEKKSKEQRREYYERELEKRVIHTNPLGRDRFYNRYWWFRRDGRIFVESSDSKEWGYYSSKEELDALMGSLNVKGERERALKKQLEKFYSRICTELQKRSKDLSHKIALEEAVLRRSTRVRAPPRENPANAFLRYVNKWKED from the exons ATGCATCCAATGGGTCTTAAACCTGCTTTTACCCTTCACCCTACTCTTATGGGG GAAGTGAATACCATACATTTAGGGTCCTCGTGTGGGTTATTCTTACTGGTGGTGGACATAATTATCACAATGCCTCTATTGAAAAGAAAGCCTTTTTCCTTGGCCGAGCCACCTAAGGATTTGGAGCCTCATGAGCTTGTTTACCAAGTTCGTTTCACGAAAGAGATATTTCGGGATTATCT GGAATATTTGAACCGTATAAATCTGTATCGCCGGAGAGTTTGGGCTTGCAAAGTCACTGGGAAAGCTAGTTTGACTTATGAGGAGGCTTTGGTGTCAGAAAAGCGGGCAGCAGAGAAGGTTCAGCAGTTTCCCAAAGAGCTTATGGCACCTGCACTACATGTCATCCAATACA GTATGCTTTCACTGAAAGATCTTGCTGATACAATAGCTGAAAAGTTGCAGAAACGCTTGTTTGTAGGCGCTGAATTGTATGGAAGGAAGGAAAATGGTGTATTTCCAtgcaaaatatcaaaaattctCGAGGAAGCTCCTGACAAAATCCAATATGAAGTGGCGTGGCttgataaaaataagaaagaaacgGAAAAGTCATTACTAAATAGAGAAGATTTAATACACAAGAAGGTTCCCTTTAGTCGAAATGTTTTGAAGTCTTTTATTCGGGAATCGACATACCGAAGTGCTCCTTGGGTCCTTAATGATAAACTGGCACGAAATCACGGAATTTCAACTGATGTTCCAGAGGAGTTAAAGAGGAAAGTCTTCAAGGATGGACTAGTAGTCTGCAATAAAAAGCGAAGGAAAAATGAGGAAGATAGAAAAAATGACATG GAAGTAAAAGAAGAATctggaaaaattaaaaggaagaaaataaagg ATGATCAACCAATGGAAGAACCTACCAAATATCCAATTGATGACCTGTTGGTGCAGCCTGGTCCAGATGATCCTGTTTTCACCAACCGCCCTTCTCCGTCAAGGGACTTCAATATTCCAATGGATTGTCTTGGGGAGCTTATAATGGTTTGGGATTTTTGTTCATCATTTGGTAGGCTGTTGCACTTGTGGCCATTCTCTCTTGAAGATTTTGAAAATGCTATCTGCCACAAGGATAGCAGTCTGATTCTCCTTGTGGAATCTCATTCAGCTCTTCTCCGATTGCTCATAAAAGACAATGGTGAATATTCATCGTCTGTACAGAAAAGAAATCGAAAATTAAAG ATTACACTGATCAAATGGATGGAGTATTTGTGTGATTTTCTGGAAATGATCAAAGTTCCTGAATTATGCACTTATACAGCAACTATTAAGCGGGGACATTATGGCCTTCTAGATGCTCATGCTAAATTGGGAATCTTAAGAGAATTGGTTAACCAAGCACTTCAAACAGATATTTTTAGGGAGAAATTGGATGCGTTTATTGAACAGCGGCAGGAACTTGGGGCCACAAGAAGGGGGGAGGCATTAGAAGAAGGTAGAAAGAAAAGGGAGGACAAGGAACAGTTGAAGGTTGAGTCTGATGCCAATGGGGTAATGGATCAAAAAAGGGAGGACAAGGAACAGTTGAAGGTTGAGTCTGATGCCAATGGGGTAATGgatcaaaaaaatttggagagaATAGAAAGTGTAGCAGCTAATGATGACCACAGTAAACAAAACGGTcacatagaaaagaaaagaaatgggaaGGTCCTTTCATCTCTGCAGAACAATGCATCAGAGAATTG CAAGAGCAAGTTTCCAGATACCACATGGAAGAAAAAGACCAAGAAGCAGAAGCAGAATTTAGATGTGGAGGTCCCAGCAGATAATGGCAAAGATTCATCTAGGAAGGACGGGTTGAAACAATTGAAGGATGATAAAAAGGATGCAACTGAGAAAAAGAGTAAAGAACAGAGG AGAGAATATTATGAGCGGGAGCTGGAGAAACGAGTGATACACACCAACCCCTTGGGCAGAGACAGATTCTATAACAGGTATTGGTGGTTTCGTCGTGATGGGAGGATATTTGTTGAGAGTTCTGACTCCAAGGAGTGGGGATACTACAGTAGCAAGGAAGAG CTTGATGCATTGATGGGTTCACTGAACGTcaagggtgagagagagagggcacTTAAAAAACAGCTGGAAAAATTCTATAGCAGAATATG CACTGAACTCCAAAAGAGATCAAAGGACTTGTCTCACAAGATTGCACTGGAGGAGGCTGTGCTTCGAAGATCTACTCGCGTACGGGCGCCACCTAGGGAAAATCCTGCAAATGCTTTCCTTAGGTATGTCAACAAGTGGAAGGAAGACTAA
- the LOC132166474 gene encoding uncharacterized protein LOC132166474 isoform X1 produces MHPMGLKPAFTLHPTLMGEVNTIHLGSSCGLFLLVVDIIITMPLLKRKPFSLAEPPKDLEPHELVYQVRFTKEIFRDYLEYLNRINLYRRRVWACKVTGKASLTYEEALVSEKRAAEKVQQFPKELMAPALHVIQYSMLSLKDLADTIAEKLQKRLFVGAELYGRKENGVFPCKISKILEEAPDKIQYEVAWLDKNKKETEKSLLNREDLIHKKVPFSRNVLKSFIRESTYRSAPWVLNDKLARNHGISTDVPEELKRKVFKDGLVVCNKKRRKNEEDRKNDMEVKEESGKIKRKKIKEDDQPMEEPTKYPIDDLLVQPGPDDPVFTNRPSPSRDFNIPMDCLGELIMVWDFCSSFGRLLHLWPFSLEDFENAICHKDSSLILLVESHSALLRLLIKDNGEYSSSVQKRNRKLKITLIKWMEYLCDFLEMIKVPELCTYTATIKRGHYGLLDAHAKLGILRELVNQALQTDIFREKLDAFIEQRQELGATRRGEALEEGRKKREDKEQLKVESDANGVMDQKREDKEQLKVESDANGVMDQKNLERIESVAANDDHSKQNGHIEKKRNGKVLSSLQNNASENCKSKFPDTTWKKKTKKQKQNLDVEVPADNGKDSSRKDGLKQLKDDKKDATEKKSKEQRREYYERELEKRVIHTNPLGRDRFYNRYWWFRRDGRIFVESSDSKEWGYYSSKEELDALMGSLNVKGERERALKKQLEKFYSRICTELQKRSKDLSHKIALEEAVLRRSTRVRAPPRENPANAFLRYVNKWKED; encoded by the exons ATGCATCCAATGGGTCTTAAACCTGCTTTTACCCTTCACCCTACTCTTATGGGG GAAGTGAATACCATACATTTAGGGTCCTCGTGTGGGTTATTCTTACTGGTGGTGGACATAATTATCACAATGCCTCTATTGAAAAGAAAGCCTTTTTCCTTGGCCGAGCCACCTAAGGATTTGGAGCCTCATGAGCTTGTTTACCAAGTTCGTTTCACGAAAGAGATATTTCGGGATTATCT GGAATATTTGAACCGTATAAATCTGTATCGCCGGAGAGTTTGGGCTTGCAAAGTCACTGGGAAAGCTAGTTTGACTTATGAGGAGGCTTTGGTGTCAGAAAAGCGGGCAGCAGAGAAGGTTCAGCAGTTTCCCAAAGAGCTTATGGCACCTGCACTACATGTCATCCAATACA GTATGCTTTCACTGAAAGATCTTGCTGATACAATAGCTGAAAAGTTGCAGAAACGCTTGTTTGTAGGCGCTGAATTGTATGGAAGGAAGGAAAATGGTGTATTTCCAtgcaaaatatcaaaaattctCGAGGAAGCTCCTGACAAAATCCAATATGAAGTGGCGTGGCttgataaaaataagaaagaaacgGAAAAGTCATTACTAAATAGAGAAGATTTAATACACAAGAAGGTTCCCTTTAGTCGAAATGTTTTGAAGTCTTTTATTCGGGAATCGACATACCGAAGTGCTCCTTGGGTCCTTAATGATAAACTGGCACGAAATCACGGAATTTCAACTGATGTTCCAGAGGAGTTAAAGAGGAAAGTCTTCAAGGATGGACTAGTAGTCTGCAATAAAAAGCGAAGGAAAAATGAGGAAGATAGAAAAAATGACATG GAAGTAAAAGAAGAATctggaaaaattaaaaggaagaaaataaagg AAGATGATCAACCAATGGAAGAACCTACCAAATATCCAATTGATGACCTGTTGGTGCAGCCTGGTCCAGATGATCCTGTTTTCACCAACCGCCCTTCTCCGTCAAGGGACTTCAATATTCCAATGGATTGTCTTGGGGAGCTTATAATGGTTTGGGATTTTTGTTCATCATTTGGTAGGCTGTTGCACTTGTGGCCATTCTCTCTTGAAGATTTTGAAAATGCTATCTGCCACAAGGATAGCAGTCTGATTCTCCTTGTGGAATCTCATTCAGCTCTTCTCCGATTGCTCATAAAAGACAATGGTGAATATTCATCGTCTGTACAGAAAAGAAATCGAAAATTAAAG ATTACACTGATCAAATGGATGGAGTATTTGTGTGATTTTCTGGAAATGATCAAAGTTCCTGAATTATGCACTTATACAGCAACTATTAAGCGGGGACATTATGGCCTTCTAGATGCTCATGCTAAATTGGGAATCTTAAGAGAATTGGTTAACCAAGCACTTCAAACAGATATTTTTAGGGAGAAATTGGATGCGTTTATTGAACAGCGGCAGGAACTTGGGGCCACAAGAAGGGGGGAGGCATTAGAAGAAGGTAGAAAGAAAAGGGAGGACAAGGAACAGTTGAAGGTTGAGTCTGATGCCAATGGGGTAATGGATCAAAAAAGGGAGGACAAGGAACAGTTGAAGGTTGAGTCTGATGCCAATGGGGTAATGgatcaaaaaaatttggagagaATAGAAAGTGTAGCAGCTAATGATGACCACAGTAAACAAAACGGTcacatagaaaagaaaagaaatgggaaGGTCCTTTCATCTCTGCAGAACAATGCATCAGAGAATTG CAAGAGCAAGTTTCCAGATACCACATGGAAGAAAAAGACCAAGAAGCAGAAGCAGAATTTAGATGTGGAGGTCCCAGCAGATAATGGCAAAGATTCATCTAGGAAGGACGGGTTGAAACAATTGAAGGATGATAAAAAGGATGCAACTGAGAAAAAGAGTAAAGAACAGAGG AGAGAATATTATGAGCGGGAGCTGGAGAAACGAGTGATACACACCAACCCCTTGGGCAGAGACAGATTCTATAACAGGTATTGGTGGTTTCGTCGTGATGGGAGGATATTTGTTGAGAGTTCTGACTCCAAGGAGTGGGGATACTACAGTAGCAAGGAAGAG CTTGATGCATTGATGGGTTCACTGAACGTcaagggtgagagagagagggcacTTAAAAAACAGCTGGAAAAATTCTATAGCAGAATATG CACTGAACTCCAAAAGAGATCAAAGGACTTGTCTCACAAGATTGCACTGGAGGAGGCTGTGCTTCGAAGATCTACTCGCGTACGGGCGCCACCTAGGGAAAATCCTGCAAATGCTTTCCTTAGGTATGTCAACAAGTGGAAGGAAGACTAA
- the LOC132166474 gene encoding uncharacterized protein LOC132166474 isoform X3 — protein MPLLKRKPFSLAEPPKDLEPHELVYQVRFTKEIFRDYLEYLNRINLYRRRVWACKVTGKASLTYEEALVSEKRAAEKVQQFPKELMAPALHVIQYSMLSLKDLADTIAEKLQKRLFVGAELYGRKENGVFPCKISKILEEAPDKIQYEVAWLDKNKKETEKSLLNREDLIHKKVPFSRNVLKSFIRESTYRSAPWVLNDKLARNHGISTDVPEELKRKVFKDGLVVCNKKRRKNEEDRKNDMEVKEESGKIKRKKIKEDDQPMEEPTKYPIDDLLVQPGPDDPVFTNRPSPSRDFNIPMDCLGELIMVWDFCSSFGRLLHLWPFSLEDFENAICHKDSSLILLVESHSALLRLLIKDNGEYSSSVQKRNRKLKITLIKWMEYLCDFLEMIKVPELCTYTATIKRGHYGLLDAHAKLGILRELVNQALQTDIFREKLDAFIEQRQELGATRRGEALEEGRKKREDKEQLKVESDANGVMDQKREDKEQLKVESDANGVMDQKNLERIESVAANDDHSKQNGHIEKKRNGKVLSSLQNNASENCKSKFPDTTWKKKTKKQKQNLDVEVPADNGKDSSRKDGLKQLKDDKKDATEKKSKEQRREYYERELEKRVIHTNPLGRDRFYNRYWWFRRDGRIFVESSDSKEWGYYSSKEELDALMGSLNVKGERERALKKQLEKFYSRICTELQKRSKDLSHKIALEEAVLRRSTRVRAPPRENPANAFLRYVNKWKED, from the exons ATGCCTCTATTGAAAAGAAAGCCTTTTTCCTTGGCCGAGCCACCTAAGGATTTGGAGCCTCATGAGCTTGTTTACCAAGTTCGTTTCACGAAAGAGATATTTCGGGATTATCT GGAATATTTGAACCGTATAAATCTGTATCGCCGGAGAGTTTGGGCTTGCAAAGTCACTGGGAAAGCTAGTTTGACTTATGAGGAGGCTTTGGTGTCAGAAAAGCGGGCAGCAGAGAAGGTTCAGCAGTTTCCCAAAGAGCTTATGGCACCTGCACTACATGTCATCCAATACA GTATGCTTTCACTGAAAGATCTTGCTGATACAATAGCTGAAAAGTTGCAGAAACGCTTGTTTGTAGGCGCTGAATTGTATGGAAGGAAGGAAAATGGTGTATTTCCAtgcaaaatatcaaaaattctCGAGGAAGCTCCTGACAAAATCCAATATGAAGTGGCGTGGCttgataaaaataagaaagaaacgGAAAAGTCATTACTAAATAGAGAAGATTTAATACACAAGAAGGTTCCCTTTAGTCGAAATGTTTTGAAGTCTTTTATTCGGGAATCGACATACCGAAGTGCTCCTTGGGTCCTTAATGATAAACTGGCACGAAATCACGGAATTTCAACTGATGTTCCAGAGGAGTTAAAGAGGAAAGTCTTCAAGGATGGACTAGTAGTCTGCAATAAAAAGCGAAGGAAAAATGAGGAAGATAGAAAAAATGACATG GAAGTAAAAGAAGAATctggaaaaattaaaaggaagaaaataaagg AAGATGATCAACCAATGGAAGAACCTACCAAATATCCAATTGATGACCTGTTGGTGCAGCCTGGTCCAGATGATCCTGTTTTCACCAACCGCCCTTCTCCGTCAAGGGACTTCAATATTCCAATGGATTGTCTTGGGGAGCTTATAATGGTTTGGGATTTTTGTTCATCATTTGGTAGGCTGTTGCACTTGTGGCCATTCTCTCTTGAAGATTTTGAAAATGCTATCTGCCACAAGGATAGCAGTCTGATTCTCCTTGTGGAATCTCATTCAGCTCTTCTCCGATTGCTCATAAAAGACAATGGTGAATATTCATCGTCTGTACAGAAAAGAAATCGAAAATTAAAG ATTACACTGATCAAATGGATGGAGTATTTGTGTGATTTTCTGGAAATGATCAAAGTTCCTGAATTATGCACTTATACAGCAACTATTAAGCGGGGACATTATGGCCTTCTAGATGCTCATGCTAAATTGGGAATCTTAAGAGAATTGGTTAACCAAGCACTTCAAACAGATATTTTTAGGGAGAAATTGGATGCGTTTATTGAACAGCGGCAGGAACTTGGGGCCACAAGAAGGGGGGAGGCATTAGAAGAAGGTAGAAAGAAAAGGGAGGACAAGGAACAGTTGAAGGTTGAGTCTGATGCCAATGGGGTAATGGATCAAAAAAGGGAGGACAAGGAACAGTTGAAGGTTGAGTCTGATGCCAATGGGGTAATGgatcaaaaaaatttggagagaATAGAAAGTGTAGCAGCTAATGATGACCACAGTAAACAAAACGGTcacatagaaaagaaaagaaatgggaaGGTCCTTTCATCTCTGCAGAACAATGCATCAGAGAATTG CAAGAGCAAGTTTCCAGATACCACATGGAAGAAAAAGACCAAGAAGCAGAAGCAGAATTTAGATGTGGAGGTCCCAGCAGATAATGGCAAAGATTCATCTAGGAAGGACGGGTTGAAACAATTGAAGGATGATAAAAAGGATGCAACTGAGAAAAAGAGTAAAGAACAGAGG AGAGAATATTATGAGCGGGAGCTGGAGAAACGAGTGATACACACCAACCCCTTGGGCAGAGACAGATTCTATAACAGGTATTGGTGGTTTCGTCGTGATGGGAGGATATTTGTTGAGAGTTCTGACTCCAAGGAGTGGGGATACTACAGTAGCAAGGAAGAG CTTGATGCATTGATGGGTTCACTGAACGTcaagggtgagagagagagggcacTTAAAAAACAGCTGGAAAAATTCTATAGCAGAATATG CACTGAACTCCAAAAGAGATCAAAGGACTTGTCTCACAAGATTGCACTGGAGGAGGCTGTGCTTCGAAGATCTACTCGCGTACGGGCGCCACCTAGGGAAAATCCTGCAAATGCTTTCCTTAGGTATGTCAACAAGTGGAAGGAAGACTAA